GCCTACAGAGGAATCTCTACCCTGGTGCCTCAAGCACCTTCTCCACCTCCTCCACTGACCTTGATGTCTCCATGTTGTTTCCCTCACATGTTCTCAACTCCTCCTAATCTAAGGCTGCAATTCAAACTGCACACGCAACTTTGCTTTGATTTTCCACTTAAATATGTTATTGCAGATGTTTTTCCAACATCTCTAACTGGCCCAGCTGTGGCCACcagcatgtccatcttcagagccatcagggACTGAATCTGCCAGACAAGGTGGAAGCttctagcagcttctcacagaagtcaCCTCTGTGGCCCTTCTGCTACAAAAATCCTGCCTGTGCAAAACCAACATACCAAGCCCATCAGTTCTAATCAGTGCTGGGTCACTGGGAGGTGCCAGATGCCTGGAGTTTGGCCATTGAGACACCCATCcacaagaagggctggaaggaggaccTGGGGAACTAGAGGTGTGTCCACCTGACCTTGCATCCCAGAAGGGTTTTGGAGCAGATTGTCCTGAATGTGATGACAGGGCACATCCAGGAGAACCAAGGCATCAGTCCCAGCCATCAGGGCCTTAAGAAAGGCAGGTTCTGCCCGGGGAACTGTTGGAAGCCTGGATGTTGAGAATTTTAAACCGTCTGTGATGAAAGGTACAGATCCTCCAGGGAACACTGtatttgacctgaggctgtTGAGAAGGCTTCCAGAATTGATTGGTAGCTCTGAAATTGCAGGTGTAGAGTTTGAATAAAAGTATGCATCAGCAAAGGGTAAAAAGCTTAAGGTTTAACATTTTTGAATATAACAATATATATAAAGCTAAGGGAGTTTTTTGGGTACTGGCTAGTTGTTTTTCTTCAGCTTCTTCGTCACATGAATTTCGGTTGTTTTATGTAATTTGTTAGAAAAGTCTACATTATAGACTTTGAGTGAATAGTTATTGTGCTAAAAGTAATTTacgtgtcatttcttaattggatagtttagcctTAAAAGAATTGGCTGAGAAATATGTGGGCCATTTTGTATTTTGTTAGTAGAATGCCACAGAACTCACACTTTGTAAGACTGTAACACAGATAAGAATTAATTAAAACTTGAAATCAAACACGAGAAACACTCTCCCCTGCTCCTTTCATCCCAATCCtaacaattcagaaaataaaataagaacaCAATAGCAAACTTGATTTCATTTGATGACCAGATGACCGGCCCAGCGGATGAGGGGGGAGACTGTGGAAATGTCTACCTGGACTTCACCAAAGCCTCTGGCACCGTCTGCCACAGCattctcctggaaaagctgtcAGCCCAGGCCTTGGAGAGGtgctctcctggctgcctcaggagctgcctgcatGTCCAGGCCCAGAGAGCCTTGGTGAGCAGTGCCACATGCAGCTGGCGTCCGGCCACaagtgctgtccccagggaccAGTGTAGGGCCCGGTCCCGTTGAAGATCTTTCCTGATGATCTGGATGAGGGGATGCAGGGAACTCTCAGCAAGATCACGGATGATGCCAAGTTTGGAGGGAGACTcagctgctggagggcaggaaggctctgcagagggatctggacaggctggatccatgaGCCGAGGCCACCTCTGCAGGCCGTGCAGAGCAaggccatggagctgctgaaggccctgcagggaaaggcctgtgaggagcagctgagccagctgggcttcTTTAGCCCAGGCATGGGGGCTCTGAGAGATCATTtctctccccagctccctgaAAAGGGGATGTAGCCAGCTCGGGATGTGCATTTTCTGCTGGACAGACATCGAGATGATGAGAGGGCAAGGCCTTGACCTCAAGCAGAAGAGATTCTGGTGGCgcatcaggaggaattttttcACATAAAGGGTGATACAGCATTGGAATGGACTGCCTGAAGACGTGGTGAAATCCCAGTTCCTGGAGACTcgatgtggcactcggtgccaTGGTCCACTTGAGCAGGTGGTGATTGGTGAAAGGCTGGACTCCACAATGccagaggccttttccaacagaaataaTTCTGTGCTTCTCCTAGGAAGCCAGCTtggagctgagcacagggcCGTCCCAGCTCCACAAGCATGCTGCCAGGCACCTTTCAGCTGCCATTGCCTCTGCTTTctgctgagcctgctgtgaaTGGGCAATAGGGATGGAGCCCTTtgctgagcccagagctgctccatgccCTCGGTGGGGTGGGAAGCGCCTGAGTTCCCTGGGAAGCGGCAGCTgcactgccatggcagggtaATTTTGCAGTTTGCTCTGTGTCTGTCCATCTTTGgggagagctctgggctccagtGTGTCACAGAGATTTTTGTCACTTGGGAAAAATTATCTTTGCTGGGAATTGTGAGGAGACACTGTGACCTCTAGCCTTTCACTGCTCAGGGTTGGATCAGGCAGCTGGCTAATCCCATTTCCAGTAACACCAATGGTTCACAATCTGTGGACTGAACATTTGCCATGTGCTGTCTCAAAAGAGAAGGTAACAGGAGAATCAAGACAGTGGCGTCTTCCGACCTCTGCTTGAGAGAGCAGCTAAGCAAAAATCCTTTGGTCCATGGGGGAAACAAACTTCCCTGTTTGGCAACTTTTATGAGGTTATATTGTAAAGTTACAGCTCTGATTTCTGAGGAACTGCTTATCTGTTGTATATCTGGGTGGCTTCCTGTTTACACTCCCTGCAATGAGGTTCACACTTCCTGTACCTGGGCAAAATGTCCCTTGCTGATGGGCAGCAGCACTTTGGCATAGGAATATCAGCCAAGAATCCCTGGGGGTCAGGTCAGCAGGTGTTCAGACATGCTGCAGCCCAAGTGCTGTGCCCCACACGTGAAGATACTGCAGAGAACATTGTGGATGATCTGCTCTAGCTGAttgtgctgcagcctggagtGTGGACTAGAAGATCTTTAGAATCCAAAGCACAACAATTCAGTGATTCTGGGATCCTGGCACATGCTTTTGTTTGGTGGCTTTTGTAACTGCACCTTGAAAGCAGCAGCTGTTGTATTAGACAGGCAGGCTTTAGCATCAGATCCATAGAGAGcttggagcagccacagctgaatTCCTGTGCTGCACTCCTTGGACACCTTCACGCTCTACTCTGCTTCTGAAGCGTTTCTGCAGATTGAGGGGAAACTGATTTGGGGAAATGTATTCAATGGTTGTCAAAGATCAATGTGTGCCCCATCATGGAGTTTGCAAGAGCTTACAATAAAAGTGAtttgctgcagtgctggatAGCAGGGTCATGTCTTCTATAAACCTCAAGTTGCTTCTGAGTGAAATTTCTACTTCCACCTGTGTAGAAAGCGAAAGGAGACGACCAATCCTTTaatcagcatcgaactccgatttattgatccaCCAGGCAcattttataacagtgttaataaagctcatacatattgcaaaacctgagctcaACATAGGTTACTGATTAGACATTaatccctccttttgttttcaatacatgtggtttgttattgaaaccaagatttgtttTCTCACTCTGATATGAAtggttctcaaggcctccatgtttgtcacttttgctttcccataaCTTATCCAAGGACAAGATATTTACCTATTATGAAAAAACAGCCTGAGAACTCTGCTGTTTATAGAAATGTGCCTGAGAACCttgttgtttacagaaacaggcttgggaactgctgattacagctgccttttacttttccatcagctgtaaattttcatggccttttttccttcaagccatgtctgagcaaaattctccaacacaTCAGTAAAGTCACAGTGCCCAGAGCATCCTTGCAGGACATTGGGTTTGCAAATGCAATCAGAGGATGCCACGACACCCACAAAAGTTCTGCATCAGAGCCACCAGTTATTCTCCTGTGAATGGCATGGACAAAGTGTGCCAGGGTGCCAACATCACTTACGAGATTACCTCCATTGATCCAGGAACAAGACTCCCAACTTTGATGTCCCAAACTTAGATGATCCTTTGGGGGTTGAGGCCTTTGCATTGAAGAGTTCAGTAGGTTCTGTGAATTCAGGATTATGTGGGGTTGCCCCACTTTTCCCCTGGGCGGTGTTGTACACTGGGTCATGCAGCACTATGGAGTTGGGGGACACTTTGGTGGTCTTTGATGGTTCATGGCCCCTTCTAATGATGTGACCACTCTTGAGCCCTGCTTTGTTCTGTCAGTTGAGCCTCATCAGAAAGGAGGAGTTTGCCCCACCTCCACCAGATCTGCTTCTTCTTGGCCTTCTCCCTCATTCTGGCTAAACCCCAATTTGTTTAAGACATCAGTCCCAGGTTAACAGAGACAAAAGAAACCACAGGACTCAACCAGCATGTTTAAACCAACTTTGGTCTAAAACACTTCTTCTGGACACTTCTGGTGGTAACAACCAACTCATCATTCTATTATTCCTGGACTTttggaaatggaagaaaatgagTCCAGTTTAGCTTTAAATGAATGAATGGTcattgaatcacagaatatttggggttggaaaggaccttaatgACCAGCCTAATTCCATGCCCtcccataggcagggacaccttccactatcccaggctgctccaagcctggtTCAACCTGGCCACGGACACATGTAGGCATGGAGCAGTCTCAGCTTCTGTGGGCAACCTGGGCTTGCTTTCACCACCCCACAGTCAAAAATGTCTTCTtaatatccagtctaaaccAACATTTCTTCCATTTAAAGCCCTTTCAGCTTGGCCCAGTGCTGTGGTTaaacccagccagcagccacgTCCCAtgcagctgctccctccctccctgacCACCGGGATCAGGGAGAGAACTGGAaggggaaaagctggaaaactcatGGACGGAGATAGAGACGGTTTAACAAGGAAAGCAAAATCTgagcacacaagcaaagcacaGCAAGCAATTCCTTCACCATTTCCCATGGATAGAAAGGTGTTCAGCCACCTCCAGTAGGACTGGGTACTGTTCCACCTTACAGCTACAGcggaaaacaaaacccaccacTCCAATCTCCAcctcctttctcctccttcccctgaCTTTGTATCCTCAGCATGATGCCtcatggtctggaatatcctcTGGTCAGTTGggctcacctgtcctggctgtgtctcctcccaacctcccaggtacccccagcctccttgccagcctggcagtacagaaagcagaaaaggccttggcctGTGAAAGCTCTGCCCAGAAATACCAGAAACATCTCTGTGTTATCAACTCTCTGTTCAGCACaactccaaaacacagccccacatCTTCCACTGTCAAGAAAACTAACTCTGAACCCCGCAGACCTGTCAGCTCCAAGCCCTTGTGCAGAGTCTGTCTCCATCTCTCCTGTAGACTCCTAAAGTACTGGCAGGTGCTCTGAGGtatccccagagccttctccttcccaggctgctgggatggagctgtcacacagccctggcaacCAGGCAAGAGAATATTTGTAGCCTGGCCATGGCAATGATGTTCAGGGAGGCTGCAGAAGGACAGACTGTGAATATCTGAGTGTATCAGAGTCAGGCCAGTGCATCCaatgtcagcagagctgttctGTTGAGAGCAGAAACACGTGtaggtgctggagcagcagcagctgcagctggtggGATTGATGAAATGATCAAGGAACCCACCAGACTCTGTTAGCTGACCCTGACATTCCATGCTGCAAGTcagcaaatttgggagaaatccTGAGGAAACTAAAACAATGTCAGCATCTTTCAGAGTGGTTGTGAACAAACCccataaataaaaatagaaacttCTCATTTCTGTGGAAATTACTGTTTACCAAAAAGTGCAACTTCATGACTGAGTATACAGTTAACCCATCCTCACATACCATGCTGCAAGTCAGCAAATCTGGGAGAAATTCTGGGAAACTACGACAAACAATAGTCAGCACATTTCAGGGTGGGTGTGCACATATCCCCTGAATAAAAATAGATAACTTCTCTATATATAACAAGGGGCAAGTTTATGTCTGGGTATATATTGCATGTGCACTCCTGAGGATTCAAACTCTCCTTTATCCTGGGAGAAGACAGAAGGAACAGTCCAGCTGCCTGATCTGAGACTCTGCACCAAGGTAagctcttcctccctcctcatCATTGATTCCAATATTCAAAGGCTTTCCTGactttctgaaataaatatttatatggaCAAAGGCTAGGCTGGAACTGCTGAGCTCCAAGGAGCAATTAGAGCTTATGAATGCATTGAATTTTGCATCATTTTGGTATTTTCTGTCAgtcaggaagaaaaggaaggagggAATGATTTGGAAAGAAACTCTAGCAGGCTCATCTGGAAATTAACATCAAATTGTAGAACAAGAAGGAAGGGGGAGATTATCGAGTACTAAAATTTCACCCATGACCTTGCAAAAAACCTCTGGACTAACACAGGTGTGGTCTGACCAACTGAGAAAATTTATTCTAAAGGCTTCTTGGGAAATATAACAACTGTCTCTACCTGGAGAGCATATAAACCCAGAGCATGTGAGACTGCAGCAGAGGCATTTGAGACTCCTCTGCCACTTTGGGGCTGTGAGCAGaatcctgtgctgctccttctcATGGTACATACATTTCTATGAATCTGTTAAAGTAGATTGGATTTAAAATCTGTTAGAGTTAGTTAGAGATATTTCAAACTCACGGAGTGGGTCATGCAGATGGACTTTTCAGACCCTTCTCTGCTTGCTTTGAAGCAGCTTTGGGCATGCTTTGCAGAGTACTTCAAAAAGTCCCAACTTGTAGTTGCAGTTCTCTGTTTCCAGCTCATTGGTCACCACATTCCTGATCCAGGgctggaaaagaggaaaacgACCAGATATCCTGGgtgagagcagggctgtgtgcagctcagcattctgaatccagtggaaagggagagatgaggggcagggagaagaACAAGACAAGGGCAAATGTGCAAGGTGACCTGTGAAGccttcagcagtgctgagctcagcccctggccagcccaaGGTGGGCTTTGTGCTTTAGAGGCTGTGGCAGCTTTGTGTGCCAGGAACCCTTTGAActgcctgtcccagctgccTTATCCCAAATGCTGATGATATTAAATGTCTGCAATGAGTGTCTGGCAATGCAAATGGAAGCATCCCTGCTCTCCCAAACCTGTGCTGTCTCTGAAAGGAGACAAAGCCCCTAGTGTGGTTTCCATCATCCCAGGGAgcttttcagcatttttctcATAAAGGAATGATCATACTGACTGCTGAAAATCACATCAGTACTGAGAAAGACAGGACAGGTCCAAGAAATTCCTGCAATGGTGCCTTTGCCTGTCAAGGGAAATCAATCAGCAAAGCTGAAGATGGGCATCAGCAGGAATCCCAAGCAACCAGGGCAagagctgcccctcagggctggccTTGCAGCAGCCACTATGCTGATAAGATAGAGGTGTTATCCCTCATGCTTGCTGCTGCCATCTGCTTGGCCCCTTCATTTGCTCCCTCCATGTGCCTCCAAGTTAACAGTCTGGTTTGGATAATGTGGAAATGCAAGGTGAGCAGCAGGACACCCATGGCCCAATGTCAGCTGAGAGATAGGAGCCCAGGTGGATGGTTTGGGGTTCAGTATTGGGTCTGACTGGAAGAGCTGAGTGTCTGTGTGAACCTGGATGGGGCCAGAGAGCTGTAGGCAGTGCAGCATTGCTGTTCTTTGCCTGCCTAATGGCCCATGAGAttaaagcccagcccagcatggcAGGGGGCTGAGCAGAGTCCGCGCCCAGCTGCAGGTGTGTgctgtgggaaggtgctgagagcaggagggaggTGGGCAAAGGTGACCttgtcccagggctgtgcctcagtTGCAAGATCCCTTTGCTGTGAGAGCTGATTGCAGTCCTGGTGGGTTTGGCTCCTTCCTCCTACAGGATGAGTGCTcccactgctgcctctgccgggCAAATAAACCCTGTTTTTggtttcacccttattgccgtTGTGATTTTTCCACATGCTGGAGGACAGAAATGACTCCTTTCCTCATCTCTCACAatcccctcctctgccagctctgtccCCCTTCATGAAAAGGTTGCAGACCATGACCTGCTCTCTCCAAGCTGAGTGTCCCTCTGCATTTGCCTTCCAGGGGAGCCGGAGCCCTTCACTGAAATCCTGCCAccatgctggggctgctgctgctgcaggtgttgGCCAGCTGCCTCTGGCTGGGACACAGCGAGGTGGTGGACTCCTTTGATAGTTGTGCTGGTTTCTTCTATGCGAGGATTCCCCCAAATGATGCCCTGAATCCAAAGAACCCAGCCCGGATCTGTCAGCGCTTCAACAACTCGTATCACTATGCTACCCTGTACGACAGAGACAGGAGAATTCCAGTGTACTCTGCTTACAAATATGAGCCTGGATCTGACAAGAGACCTCCAGGGTACTGGCTTGTTGAGCCTCAGGTGAGTGTCCCTCTTACACACTTCACCCTCCACTCACTCAAGAGATGAGCTGCAGCATTTAAATTACCACTTCTGTTTCCTACCACCCCTCTAAACACATGCATGTGGATACACTGGATGGGAATGTCCTCATTGCACTTCAAACGCCTGCATCACATGGTTCCTCTGACGCATCTGAGACATCAGCAGGAGCATGAGATGAATCACATCCCAAAGGtgcccagctctctgccttCACCTGACAGGAACAGCAAATCACATTACTTGGCATGACATGACAAAGTCAAATGcttcccttccctgtgccctgctctgctgggtgacCAAGTGATGGGGAAAAGGCATCCAGGAGAGGCAAAACTTGATGGACCAACAGTCCTGCTGGGATCTGAGCCCCACTTTGCCCTGAGCTGTTCTGCATCCCTGGCAGAGCTTATCTGCTCCCAGTGAAGTGTTAAACAGGCTTTGTGATTGATAGAGAAGTGAGGAGAAACTCAGAAGGGGTGAGATGGCCCAGGGACAAAGCCTCAGGGAAAAGGGCACTGGAGATGAGAGGATCATGTTAACTGGGGAGGGATTTTTGGAGGGACATTTCAAGCAGTTAGAAGTGAGGAATGTAGCAAGCTGAATTGCTGCTAGTATAGTCTCTGGTAAGGAAGCCTAAGGGGCCTTTGCATAAAATGCACAGATGTTCTATTCAGCCGTGCGGTGCAatgttcaggtcccagcacccacacataCTGGGTGAAAATTTTGGCCTGCCACGGGGCCTGGGGGTCAGCTTGGTCTTAGGGCATTGGAAAGATGAGGGCCAGTCAGGGAATAGGGAGATGTGGCTCAGGGGCATAGGAACAGACATAGGAACCGGGGAAGGAGCCAACAGGGTCTATCAGCTTTTTGGGGGAAGTTTCTTGTGTTTCCCTAAACCAGGGAATCCCCCACCATTGTCTTCACAGAGGAGCATCAGTGTTGGTCCATTGAGAAGGGTATGATCTCCATCCATGGGCAGTGACCCCTGAGCACCTTTGGCTCAGGCTTGGTCCAGAAGGATCCAGCAGACAGACAGTACTCCACAAGCTCTAGAGCCTTCCCAAATGTCCTTCAGACAAACCTCAGGAGAACAGGCCAGGCCAAttgcagaagagaaaaagaagcaatTCCTGTCATTGGTAAGGACAGAGTAGCAGGACAGCTATGGGGGAAGGTGAGCCAGAGGGTGAAACCACATGCCCTACTCCAAAGAAAGGCTAAATATGTTTGCCTAAAGATGAACCAAAAGATGTTGAagttatgaaaaaaataataatttcatttcatgCATAGGAACTCAAGCACCTAATCTGGTCTTGCACTACTGCAGCCTCCACATTCTGTCTTTTTGAGGGATCATAGAATTGTTGGTGTTGGAAgaaaccttaaagatcatctcagtCCAACTCACCTGCATGGGCCAGGCCACTTGCTGTTAGACCATGTCCTGGTTCAGGGCAAATTTTGGAGAGAACCGCCAAAGGGGCTcctctaggaaagcagattcaattGGCCCCTCCCCCAACCTGTCCgggagaaaatacctccttggagaaaagtggaaaaaaacctgtttattaaacaataaaacctaaacagtattaaacaataaaaccgcTTGCTGCCCCAAAAGAGGTGACAAACTCAGAAAAGTCCCTCCCCGTGTTGCAGTTCAGCTCACTCAGGCTCTTAGCAGTCCCTCAGTGTGGGAAATGCTGTGgcccaggcccggcccggtgggccacaggtgggagctgctggcattCCTCTGGTGTtaagtccagagcaggtttgtaaaggtccaaagaaaaagcaaaaaaatccacagtccagggaacttctttgcctcagctagctaaactaactaaaagcaaaggagagctctgtcttGCTGTCTGTCCGTCCGCAGGCAGCACAGGCTAGGAGCAGGAATATGGAGAAGTGAGTGCAGTGtatgaaaacaaactgctgcttcttctctcccccgttcactctctggaacaaggcttaaaggtgcaaaacttcttattcagcataaacagaacaagatgtttggggataaaagcatcatatagtcaacctaGGACAGACCAgcgtgctccaagccctgtccaacctggcatTTTCTCCTGGACCTTGGACCCCAGACACCCAAAAAATCTTTGATATGTTTTTAACTTTCTCCAGAGGCATTTTTGGAGTATTTAGTTTCCCCAGGGCTCTTTTGGAATTAAAGGCTCCTCTCAAAGGCTGGTCATTTGTAACCTATTTTCAGCAATGCTGCAGAAAATGCTCCCTGGCCCAGATCAGCTCTGGGACACATTCTCAGCATTGCTGTAACAGATTCCATTGACATTGAGAGCTTTTTGCCTACTGAGCAAAACTGTTCATCCTTCAATGAACTGCAGCCCTCCCATGGATAGCTCAGCTCTGGGACTGATTTCCTGACACATCTCCCTGTGTATGGGGTTACAGGAGCCAACCTCTGGTGGTCCAGGACTGTGCTACACCTGTAGCAACCCCACACcaaattacagaatcacagaatcacagcatcACAGCGTGATGTGAGAGgatgcagggagagccctgggcagATTTGGGCTGTGGAGacaggaggaaagggaagcaGATTTGGCAGGGGAGATGAAGTCCCACCAAAATCACTTTTCAGTCCTAGGAGTGGGAAATGCTCCTTGTCTCATGCTTCCATGCTCCCATGCTCCCAGCAAAGGCTGCAGGCTGGATCACAAAGGTCACAAATCAAACTGAGAGCAGTCAGATTCTGAGCTGCTTGCTCTTTAAAGCTCTTGTATTCATGCAGGAGGGGCATGTGTATGATTTCTCTCAGATTCATACATTTTCCTACACTGAGATGACAAAAAGTGGCATCTTGACCATCAGAGACTTCTGCTCCAGGGAAATCTTCTCCATTATTCCCATTCCCTATTCTAAcaccattttttctttccctgtccAGCTTATAGGTAAAAATAATCTTAAAGAGATGACAAGCGAGATGACCCTCATAAATAATCACAAGTTCACCTTAGACCAAATCAAAGAGAGCCAGGCTGTTCTTGCTGACTACAAAGGACTGAAGGGTTTGGACCGTGGCCATTTGAGCCCCAGTGGCCATCAGTGCGGTAAAGAGACCAAGATTGCTACCTTCACACTCACCAACATAGTGCCCCAGGACAGCACTCTCAACACGGGCAAGTGGATGGCCTACGAGTGTAAAACAATGCCCCAAAAGACTCAGGACTGTAAAACCACCTATGTGATCACAGGTGCTGTGCCTGGGAACACCTACGTATCCAATAACAGGGTGAACAGACCCAGCCACATCTGGTCAGCTGCCTGCtgcttggggaaaaaagagcCCAAAGATGCTTGGGGGGCCATTGCTGAGAACAACAAGAATAAGGTagagcagctcagcctggaaGAGCTGGAGAAGAGGTTGAGCAATCTCTACGGTGGAAAGGTTACTCTGTTCAACAACGCCTGTTCCCAGAAATAGGACTCACTTCCTCAATGGAAAAGGATCGGTGGCTTTTCCCACAtgtcacaggatcacagaatgggtTGGTTTGGATGGGACCTTAAAGCCTTAAACATCATCTCATTCTGACCTgccttccatgggcagggacaccttccattacaACAGCTTGTTCCAagccctccccagcctggccttgaaacccccagggatggggcagtaAAACAGCTCTGGGTAACTTTTACTCGTACCACAGCCTGCTCAATGTAATTTACTGCTTTataatatcccatctaaccctgccctccaTCAGTGTGAAACCATTCCCTCCTGTCCTCTCAGTCCATACCCTTGTCCAAAGACCCTCTCCAGCCCACTTGGAGACCCATGCGGTACTGCACTCTCAGCagtttctccaggctgaacatccccagctctctctccctctccccagagcagacacactccagcccttggagcaccTTCATGGCCTCCACTGGAATCCACTCCAACAGCTTTGGATCCTTCTTGTGCTGtgggcccagagctggaggcaccactgcaggtggggtctgagcagagcagagtagAGGGGGACAAATGTCCTGGTCAGAGTCTGTGCTGCATCCTTCTCTGGTGTGTTTCCAGC
This region of Zonotrichia albicollis isolate bZonAlb1 chromosome 4, bZonAlb1.hap1, whole genome shotgun sequence genomic DNA includes:
- the LOC102062724 gene encoding endonuclease domain-containing 1 protein, encoding MLGLLLLQVLASCLWLGHSEVVDSFDSCAGFFYARIPPNDALNPKNPARICQRFNNSYHYATLYDRDRRIPVYSAYKYEPGSDKRPPGYWLVEPQLIGKNNLKEMTSEMTLINNHKFTLDQIKESQAVLADYKGLKGLDRGHLSPSGHQCGKETKIATFTLTNIVPQDSTLNTGKWMAYECKTMPQKTQDCKTTYVITGAVPGNTYVSNNRVNRPSHIWSAACCLGKKEPKDAWGAIAENNKNKVEQLSLEELEKRLSNLYGGKVTLFNNACSQK